In Bos mutus isolate GX-2022 chromosome 10, NWIPB_WYAK_1.1, whole genome shotgun sequence, a single window of DNA contains:
- the LOC102285588 gene encoding olfactory receptor 4F3/4F16/4F29 encodes MYGANQSMVSEFVFLGLTSSWEIQLLLFVFFSSFYIASTMGNLLILLTVISDPHLHSSMYFLLANLSFIDLGFSTIFSPKMIYDLFRKHKVISFSGCITQIFFIHIIGGVEVVLLIAMAFDRYVAICKPLHYLTIMSPRMCVFFIVAAWIIGLIHSMVQLACVVNLPFCGPNVLDSFYCDLPQLIKLACIDTYQLEFMVTANSGFISVGSFFILIISYIIIILTVQKQSSVSSSKALSTLSAHITVVVLFFGPLMFFYIWPFSSTHLGKFLAIFDAVLTPFLNPVIYTFRNHEMRVAMRRVCKLLVNYRRSLK; translated from the coding sequence ATGTATGGAGCAAATCAGTCTATGGTGTCAGAGTTTGTGTTCCTGGGACTCACCAGTTCCTGGGAGATTCAACTTCTCCTCTTTGTGTTCTTCTCTAGTTTTTACATAGCAAGCACAATGGGAAACTTGCTCATTCTGCTCACTGTTATCTCTGACCCTCACTTACACTCCTCCATGTACTTTCTGTTGGCCAACCTCTCCTTCATTGACCTGGGATTTTCTACCATCTTTTCTCCCAAGATGATTTATGACCTTTTCAGAAAGCATAAAGTCATCTCTTTTAGTGGCTGCATCACTCAGATCTTCTTCATCCACATCATTGGTGGTGTGGAGGTGGTGCTGCTCATAGCCATGGCCTTTGACAGATATGTTGCCATATGTAAGCCTCTCCACTATCTGACCATCATGAGTCCAAGGATGTGTGTTTTCTTTATAGTGGCTGCCTGGATTATTGGCCTTATCCACTCCATGGTTCAACTAGCTTGTGTGGTAAACTTACCCTTCTGTGGCCCAAATGTGTTGGACAGCTTTTACTGTGACCTTCCTCAGTTGATCAAACTTGCCTGCATAGACACATACCAACTAGAGTTCATGGTCACAGCCAACAGTGGATTCATCTCTGTTGGCTCCTTCTTCATTCTGATCATTTCCTACATTATCATCATTCTCACTGTTCAGAAACAGTCTTCAGTGAGTTCATCCAAGGCTCTGTCCACACTTTCAGCTCACATTACTGTAGTAGTCTTGTTCTTTGGTCCTTTGATGTTTTTTTATATATGGCCATTTTCCTCCACACACCTGGGGAAGTTTCTGGCTATATTTGATGCAGTTCTCACTCCTTTCCTGAATCCTGTTATTTACACATTCAGGAATCATGAAATGAGGGTTGCAATGAGGAGAGTATGCAAACTACTAGTGAATTACAGGAGATCTCTAAAGTGA